AAGTCGTCCACTTTGATTGTGATGAGAAATATGCAACGCGTCCGTGGCGCCGAAGTCTCAATGGGCTGTTGCCCAAGGACATACGGGTTGTCGAGCACGGAGTGGTTCCGTCAGATTTTCATGCACGGTACTCTGCCGGGTCCAAGACATACGAATATTCCCTGTGGCATGAGCGGGATTTCTGTCTGCCGCAGCGCAGCCGATTTGTGTGGAATTGCGGAAAAGTGGATTTTGCCGCCATGGATGCGGCCTCACGGGTTTTGGTTGGCGAGCATGATTTTGCCGCTTTTCAGAACAAGGGGACAGTGGTCGGTACGACCATCCGTTTTGTGAGTGAGATTTCCCGACATCCCGGCATCACCGAGCATGAGTCGGTCTGGCGGTTCACCGCCAAGGGCTTTTTGAAGCAGATGGTGCGCAATATGGTGGGTTGTCTTGTGGCCTGCGGACGAGGGAAATTAACGCCGCAGGATGTTGCAGCCATTCTTGAATCCGGTGATCGCACACTCGCTCCAGCCACGGTTCCGCCTCAGGGATTGACGCTTGTGCGAGTCGAGTACCCGTATTGATTACTTGATGGCGATGTCGCGGTCTTTCAAACTGAAATAGAAAGTGCATGCCTCCATGCGCTTGGCTATCTGTTTGGCCTTTTTCCCGAATCGGATGGTGGTTCCGGGGTGAGCCAGTCGTCTGATCTGGATGTCGATGCCGTTCAGTTCCTGCTGCTGGGCCAGTGCCAGTTCCGTAATCCGTTCGTTGATGGTCTTGCGTCGTTTGGCAAGGGTAGCCCGATGTTTGAGAACTTCGGCCACGGCAGGGCGTTTTTCCTTGGGAGTGCGAGAGAGGATGATCTGTGGCGGTTCGGACCCCAAAGCTTCATCAATTTTTTTGATAGCCAGGATGATCTTGTCTCTCTCCGAGCGCAGTTCGTCGTCTTCCTGCTGTTCAAGATGCACGCCGATCACAGTGCTCACTCCGAGCTCCGAGCCGGTTTCGTTGATCTCCATACCCTTGTGGGTCAGGATGGTGCCGCCGTTGACAACGCCTTTGCCTGAAGTGGCGTAGAGTCTTCCGGCTGCCTGGATCTTTGAATTCAGGATCTCGTTGGCAACATGGATATCGCCGCCGGCCTTGATATTGGCATTTGTTATAAAGTTGGCGATGACGTCCCCTTCACAGACAATGCTGCCGCCGTCCGGCATGAGGATGCCTCCTTTCACTTCCACCTGTCCGCCTGCATATACTGTGGCGCTTTCAATGGAGCCTTCCACTATGACATGCTTGGGTGCCGAGACGGAAAAACCGGCCTGGATTGAACCAAGGACCTTGATCGACCCATGTTCCACTTTTACGTTGCCGGAGTTCAGGTCCACATTGCCGGAGATAATCAGGCATTCGGTCACAGAAAGTGTGTTCTTTTCCATGACGACGACACCTTTGGCCTTGGATTGGAACGTCACCTTGTCGTCTTGGAGAATGACGTTTTCGCCAAGGTGAATTCGTAGTTCCTTCCCTTCGTGCGCGGGGATGGTTTTGCCGTAAATGTCGATGCCGCCTTCACCTGGGGTGGGCTGGTGGACTCTGCCGATGATCTGTCCCGGGTTGACCATGGGATAGGTTCCCCGGTTGCGAAAATCCAGTCTGCCGGATTCGTCTTCCGTGCCAGTAATTTCACGGGTGGTTACAAGATACTCCAGCCAGCCATCTCGTCCCGGCACCGGGTGAACTCCCTTGACGAGCACCTGATTCTGCAGGGGGATGCCAAGATCTTTGGCCTGAGCGAGCTTTGCGTCCAGCATGTCCATGTCCACATCAATGACAACGCCAAGGTCGCGCAGTTCCTTGTCGATGCGCGCGGGGGTGATGGGGTTCCCCTTGAAATCCTGATGGTGAATGTTGCCGGTAACGAAAACTTCGTCGTTTGAAATTGAAGGGATAGGGGACACGGATACAACGTTGTCCTTGACTCGAGCCATGCCCCACACCTCAGCGACATAGGATTCAGTGACGGGGTCCCATTTTACGTTCTCGCCGGGCTCCACAGAGATGTCTTGAGGTGCGAAATTACCCTTGGGTGTGAGAATCCGGCCGTCTATGGTCTGGCCGTTTTCAGCTTTTTGTGCTTCACGGAATCGAATGAACCGATCGCCGGGAAAAACGGGAAATTCAAGGTTCCCAAGGGCCATGAGAGAGGCATCCTTGGGCTCTGTCGCGGGGATACCTCGTACAAGCGCGATGCCTTTGAAGTCGTTTCCTGTTTCTATGGCGTCAATAATGCGTTGGGCCGCACTCTCGTCGAGAGGGAGTTGGACTCCGGCGTCGAGCACCTGTTTTCGGAGAATGTCCACACTGGGTTTTTTCCCGCCGTTGGGCGGGAAATAGCGGTTGACGCCGAGTTTCATGCCGTCTTCTGACATGGCAAAGCGAAACCGCGCATCCGGGTTTTCTTGAGGTGCTTTGTTGTCTGCCATTAATCCCACCGCGAATTAGAGGAAGGTTGCACAATTCAGGGTGTGTGTTCCAGTCGGTGAAGATCTGAAGCTACCACCTGTCACTGCCTACCATAGGACTCGTGAGTAAAGCAATTATTTGAATAAAGCACGGTTTGTAGGAGTCGTTACGATTTTTGCTGTCGAGAAAGGCGCCAATAAAGCTCTTCAAGGAGCGTCACAATGTCGGCGTGGATGCCGCCGGGCTCTGGTGGCATACCGAACAGGGCACGGCGTTGTTCGCGAAGCCCTTCTTTGGAAACGGCTTGCGGGTCGGAGTGGAATACGGTCATGGAAAGCCGTTCGGCCAGCAGGTATCCAGTCAGGCCGTTGACCAACAGATCCATGAGCACCTTGAATCGATCACGGTTTGCTGTCCAGAAGGCGAGAGTTTCGTCATCCGGTCTGGTTGCCAGTGATTCGCAGATGAGTGAATATAGTGAGTTGATGCCGGCACCCGGAATGCCTCGCCGCCAGCCGAGCAGCCATGGGTTGCGCCAGAACAGCAGAAAATGTTCGGTGCCGGTGGTGATGATCTGTTCCATGTCTTTGCGGGCATTCCGCAGAATGTCGTCATCCCACGCTGTCGGGCGCGCAGCCACGTCCCATGCCGGGACAGGGCCATTGTCGAACCGTTCGCCCAGAGCTTCTCCCAGAAGATGCTGAAGCCAGCGATTGGCATGTGGTGATGCCGGTGTCTCAAGGTGGGCGTAGCTCAGAATCACTTTGCCCTGTCCAAAATCATTGGCTGTGACGCAGGGCAGGCCTTCCATGAAGTCCGGGTTCAGATTGATGCCGTAGAGGTTTTCCCAGTCGGCCATGGTCCCCTTGGGCAGGGTGGAAAGATTGATGTCAGCCACCCAGAAATCAGGGCCGGGTTTGCCGTATCGGGCCAGCACGGTTACGGAGTCGTCAATGGGGTCGAATCTGCCGGGCCACCAGACAGGCAGAAGCGCCTTGTCCATACCGTCGGGGACCAGTGACTCTTTAGTAGAGAGAGTGGCTTGAACATGCCCGGAAAGGAAATGGTGCAGGCGGTTTTTATAGCCTTTGCGAGTCCAGGGGGATAGCCCCAGACCGTAAAGGCCGCTCAAGGCCAGTCCTGTGCCGCCGCAGAATCCGATATACGTGCCGCCACTGTGGACGAAATCACAGATGGCGTCCATGCCGCGAACGGTCAGGCAGTCCGCTTTGCCCTTGGCGCGTCCACCGGGCACGATGAGCACCTTGGGGGCGTCTCCGAGCTTGCCAGAGAGCGCTCCATCAGCTATTTCATGGCCGCGCACAAGGCGATGCTGGATACCCCACGCGGACAATGCTCGCGTGACCAAAAGTCCCCAGAAATGGGATTCGTCCCAATATATATGTATACTTGACATATGCGGCTCCCTCGACAAGGGTAGTGCGCACGCTATCAAGGCCTGCCCCGGGAGGCAAGCGCAACCATACGATATTTCAGGCCGTCGGCACTCCGTGTCGGCGTTTTTGCCCTCATAAAGGAAGGATTTTCATGGCACGCAAAGAGTTGGCCAAAGCCTACGAACCGTGGGATGTTGAGGAAAAATGGGAAAACCATTGGGAAGAAAACAAGACTTTTACGCCTGACACCGAGGCTGAAGGCGACCCGTATTCCATCGTTATTCCGCCGCCGAACGTCACCGGCGTGCTGCACATGGGGCATGCTCTCAACTTGACCATCATGGATATTCTCTGTCGGTTCAACCGTCAGCAGGGCAAGAATGTGTTGTGGGTTCCGGGTATGGACCATGCCGGTATCGCTACGCAGAACGTGGTTGAACGTCAGCTCAAGGAAGAAGGCCTCACCCGCCACGACCTGGGGCGCGAGAAATTTATCGAACGCGTCTGGGATTGGAAGCAGGAAAAAGGCGACCACATCCTGGGCCAGATTCGTCGCATGGGAGCCTCCGTTGACTGGAGCCGAGAGTGTTTCACTTTTGACGATCAGCGCGCCAAGGCCGTTCGCAAAGTGTTTGTTGAGCTGTTCGAGCAGGGACTGATATACAAGGGCGATTACATCATCAACTGGTGCAACCGTTGTCATACTGCCCTGGCTGACGACGAGGTCGAGCATGAGCCAAAACCGGGCAAACTCCATCACGTCGAGTACAAATTGGGTGACGGTTCCGGGACTCTGACCATTGCCACCACTCGCCCGGAAACCATGCTGGGAGATACGGCTATTGCCGTGAATCCCGAGGATGATCGTTTCAATCATCTGATAGGCAAGACTGCCATTCTGCCTATTGTCGGTCGCGAACTGCCGATCATCGGCGACAAGTACGTTGACATTGAGTTCGGTACGGGTTGCCTCAAGGTGACGCCGGCCCACGATATGAACGACTGGGAATTGGGCCGCAAACACAACCTTGAAATCATTTCCGTGCTGAACGAGGACGGCATAGTCAACGAGAACGCTCCTGAGAAATATCAGGGTCTCGACACGGTGGCCGCTCGCAAGCTGATTCTTGAAGAACTCGACGCTTTGGGCCAGCTCAAGTCCATTGAGGAACACGACCACAAGGTCGGTGTTTGTTACCGTTGCAAGTCCGTCATTGAGCCGCATGTCTCCACGCAATGGTTCGTGTCCATGAAACCGTTGGCTGAAAAGGCCCGTGCAGCCGTGCCGTCCAAGACGCAGATTTTTCCGGAACACTGGACCAAGACGTACTACAACTGGCTGGATGAAATCCGTGACTGGTGTATTTCCCGTCAGATCTGGTGGGGACACCGTATTCCTGCCTGGACCTGTGAGGATTGTGGTGAACTGATTGTCGCCATTGACGATCCGACTTCCTGCACCAAGTGCGGTTCCGCCAACATCGTCCGCGACGAAGACGTGCTCGACACCTGGTTCTCATCCGCGCTGTGGCCGTTCTCGACCATGGGCTGGCCTGATGACACCAAGGAGCTTGCCAAATACTACCCGACCGCCTGCCTGGTGACCGGCTTCGACATCCTGTTCTTCTGGGTGGCACGCATGATGATGATGGGCCTCCAGTTCATGGATCAGATTCCGTTCCATCATGTGTATATCCATGCTCTTGTTCGCGACGAAAACGGCAAGAAGATGAGCAAGTCCACGGGTAACGTCATTGACCCGCTGGACATGATCGGGAAATACGGCGCTGATGCTCTGCGTTTCACCCTGACGAGTTTCGCTGCCATGGGCCGCGATATCAAGCTCTCGGAGCAGCGCATTGAAGGCTATAAGCATTTCATGAACAAGATCTGGAACGCCACCCGTTTCGCCATGATGAACCTGCCC
The genomic region above belongs to uncultured Pseudodesulfovibrio sp. and contains:
- the truA gene encoding tRNA pseudouridine(38-40) synthase TruA; translated protein: MIRIRLTLAYDGTDYCGWQLQPNDRTVQGELEKALAVVLGAPVRVHGSGRTDSGVHALGQVVHFDCDEKYATRPWRRSLNGLLPKDIRVVEHGVVPSDFHARYSAGSKTYEYSLWHERDFCLPQRSRFVWNCGKVDFAAMDAASRVLVGEHDFAAFQNKGTVVGTTIRFVSEISRHPGITEHESVWRFTAKGFLKQMVRNMVGCLVACGRGKLTPQDVAAILESGDRTLAPATVPPQGLTLVRVEYPY
- a CDS encoding FapA family protein produces the protein MADNKAPQENPDARFRFAMSEDGMKLGVNRYFPPNGGKKPSVDILRKQVLDAGVQLPLDESAAQRIIDAIETGNDFKGIALVRGIPATEPKDASLMALGNLEFPVFPGDRFIRFREAQKAENGQTIDGRILTPKGNFAPQDISVEPGENVKWDPVTESYVAEVWGMARVKDNVVSVSPIPSISNDEVFVTGNIHHQDFKGNPITPARIDKELRDLGVVIDVDMDMLDAKLAQAKDLGIPLQNQVLVKGVHPVPGRDGWLEYLVTTREITGTEDESGRLDFRNRGTYPMVNPGQIIGRVHQPTPGEGGIDIYGKTIPAHEGKELRIHLGENVILQDDKVTFQSKAKGVVVMEKNTLSVTECLIISGNVDLNSGNVKVEHGSIKVLGSIQAGFSVSAPKHVIVEGSIESATVYAGGQVEVKGGILMPDGGSIVCEGDVIANFITNANIKAGGDIHVANEILNSKIQAAGRLYATSGKGVVNGGTILTHKGMEINETGSELGVSTVIGVHLEQQEDDELRSERDKIILAIKKIDEALGSEPPQIILSRTPKEKRPAVAEVLKHRATLAKRRKTINERITELALAQQQELNGIDIQIRRLAHPGTTIRFGKKAKQIAKRMEACTFYFSLKDRDIAIK
- a CDS encoding BPL-N domain-containing protein, producing MSSIHIYWDESHFWGLLVTRALSAWGIQHRLVRGHEIADGALSGKLGDAPKVLIVPGGRAKGKADCLTVRGMDAICDFVHSGGTYIGFCGGTGLALSGLYGLGLSPWTRKGYKNRLHHFLSGHVQATLSTKESLVPDGMDKALLPVWWPGRFDPIDDSVTVLARYGKPGPDFWVADINLSTLPKGTMADWENLYGINLNPDFMEGLPCVTANDFGQGKVILSYAHLETPASPHANRWLQHLLGEALGERFDNGPVPAWDVAARPTAWDDDILRNARKDMEQIITTGTEHFLLFWRNPWLLGWRRGIPGAGINSLYSLICESLATRPDDETLAFWTANRDRFKVLMDLLVNGLTGYLLAERLSMTVFHSDPQAVSKEGLREQRRALFGMPPEPGGIHADIVTLLEELYWRLSRQQKS
- a CDS encoding valine--tRNA ligase, whose translation is MARKELAKAYEPWDVEEKWENHWEENKTFTPDTEAEGDPYSIVIPPPNVTGVLHMGHALNLTIMDILCRFNRQQGKNVLWVPGMDHAGIATQNVVERQLKEEGLTRHDLGREKFIERVWDWKQEKGDHILGQIRRMGASVDWSRECFTFDDQRAKAVRKVFVELFEQGLIYKGDYIINWCNRCHTALADDEVEHEPKPGKLHHVEYKLGDGSGTLTIATTRPETMLGDTAIAVNPEDDRFNHLIGKTAILPIVGRELPIIGDKYVDIEFGTGCLKVTPAHDMNDWELGRKHNLEIISVLNEDGIVNENAPEKYQGLDTVAARKLILEELDALGQLKSIEEHDHKVGVCYRCKSVIEPHVSTQWFVSMKPLAEKARAAVPSKTQIFPEHWTKTYYNWLDEIRDWCISRQIWWGHRIPAWTCEDCGELIVAIDDPTSCTKCGSANIVRDEDVLDTWFSSALWPFSTMGWPDDTKELAKYYPTACLVTGFDILFFWVARMMMMGLQFMDQIPFHHVYIHALVRDENGKKMSKSTGNVIDPLDMIGKYGADALRFTLTSFAAMGRDIKLSEQRIEGYKHFMNKIWNATRFAMMNLPDEIPAVELSEADGLANQWILHRLEEVKKSIAKATEEYRFNEIAQILYKFIWSEFCDWYLEMVKPALYGEDEQAKAVTQKVLWTVLSETMVLLHPVTPFITQEIWSVLPRPAGDDRSEDIATLPFPDTRDECLNDAVVKEMELFMGVVSGTRNIRTELLIEPAKKLDLLIKTVSDEDKAVLEANVTLIQSLARVDAVTIGPDVKAPKASGAAVVQGNELSVPLEGVVDFESELARLDKNMVKLEKTMKGVSGKLSNPGFVNNAPEEVVEGEKRKLAEMEEEKTKLSELKARLESVMG